In Thiovibrio frasassiensis, one DNA window encodes the following:
- a CDS encoding response regulator, producing MKKILLVDDEDSIHLLYREELEEEGYEIHSALSGEEALAQLKVILPDLIILDINMPGINGIDVLRQIKEMNPSLPVILSSAYQEFKQDLATWASDEYIVKSSNLDELKAAVKKHLA from the coding sequence ATGAAAAAAATACTGCTTGTTGACGACGAAGACAGCATCCATCTCCTGTACCGCGAAGAGCTTGAGGAAGAAGGATACGAGATCCATTCCGCTCTCTCCGGGGAAGAAGCCTTGGCCCAGCTGAAGGTCATTCTGCCGGACCTCATCATTCTCGACATCAATATGCCCGGCATCAACGGCATCGATGTCCTGCGCCAGATCAAGGAAATGAATCCCTCCCTGCCGGTTATCCTCAGCTCCGCCTATCAGGAGTTCAAACAGGATCTGGCCACCTGGGCCTCCGATGAATACATCGTTAAGTCATCCAATCTGGATGAGCTCAAGGCCGCAGTGAAAAAACATCTTGCCTGA
- a CDS encoding GTP cyclohydrolase, FolE2/MptA family: MSDMKDIQGQRDYRRINIKKVGVKNISYPVTVLDKARKTQKTVATVNMYVNLPHQFKGTHMSRFVEILNRFHGEINLKSFHRILEEMKIKLQAEAAHLEITFPYFLQKSSAQSQSVGMKEYLCTMHGSLEKTDDLILEIQVPISPPLPAQSGQGLPRSLGHWGRATIRLRFKHFIWMEEIIQLVEEVTSHDLCWPTPETCMEYTLSVESITTALGRKLENHPAIAWFSILVENLSQGYNTFASLEWQDGNNIADA; the protein is encoded by the coding sequence ATGAGCGACATGAAAGATATCCAAGGCCAGCGTGACTACCGCCGGATCAACATCAAGAAGGTCGGGGTCAAGAACATCTCCTACCCGGTAACGGTCCTGGACAAGGCGCGGAAAACCCAAAAGACCGTGGCCACGGTCAACATGTACGTCAACCTGCCCCATCAGTTCAAGGGCACCCACATGAGCCGCTTCGTAGAAATCCTCAACCGATTCCACGGCGAGATAAACCTGAAAAGTTTTCATCGCATCCTTGAGGAAATGAAGATCAAACTCCAGGCAGAAGCAGCCCACCTGGAAATCACCTTCCCCTATTTTTTACAGAAATCTTCCGCGCAGAGCCAATCGGTGGGCATGAAGGAATACCTCTGCACCATGCATGGCTCGCTGGAGAAAACCGACGATCTCATTCTGGAGATTCAGGTGCCCATTTCCCCCCCCCTTCCGGCGCAGAGCGGCCAGGGATTGCCCCGCTCCCTCGGCCACTGGGGCCGGGCCACCATCCGTCTGCGCTTCAAGCATTTCATCTGGATGGAGGAGATCATCCAGCTGGTTGAAGAGGTAACCTCCCACGATCTCTGCTGGCCCACACCAGAGACCTGCATGGAGTATACTCTTTCCGTGGAGAGCATTACCACGGCCCTTGGCCGCAAACTTGAAAACCACCCGGCCATCGCCTGGTTTTCCATTCTGGTGGAAAACCTTTCGCAGGGCTACAATACCTTTGCCTCTCTGGAATGGCAGGATGGCAACAATATAGCCGACGCCTGA